A single region of the Eriocheir sinensis breed Jianghai 21 unplaced genomic scaffold, ASM2467909v1 Scaffold50, whole genome shotgun sequence genome encodes:
- the LOC126992741 gene encoding LOW QUALITY PROTEIN: peroxidase-like (The sequence of the model RefSeq protein was modified relative to this genomic sequence to represent the inferred CDS: substituted 1 base at 1 genomic stop codon), which yields MPEYSEIPGVYSEQPRPFTTLRKWLRTYRAALIAFLMXVLVLPWPRRDEHWYTSRWGSTMTPAPPDAPPPPDPDAAPWTTPDGSTFPQGDTWHWNRRPDPLPPRGDEDVSEALAMGTRAEEARSSLEKNMQAGNITLRPNTADYRHQHGFRKTFPLAQNMSRLGYAMNHATLRIKERLKLPRSTTTFDARWLNDLISSPHCDPALLRPHPAPCDPKERYRRVDGSCNNIENPTWGASFTPFRRMLPSDYGDGVWTPREGTAQNKLPGAREVSLGVHGGKRVSSQSYTVLTMSWGQFVDHDITLTALSKGANGDSIACCTKEVLQNRTLQHPECFPIPIPDADPLYKGSNTTCLEFTRSAPAPECRFGAREQINQQTAYLDGSGVYGATPEVLAGLRAMKNGLLKSQVTLDGRELLPASTDPLDGCNKEEEFKYDRFCFVAGDPRVNEQLLLTSLHTVLARQHNTLALGLKSLNPAWEDEQVFQEARRILIAQVQHITFHEYVPSILGPRFMSHLGLSPNKDGHHAGGYEAKLSPGIANEFAAAAFRFGHSQIQGLVQQIDGPGKNINFAQLSSITFNPFSLYNQGVMGNYLRGETSQKAAAVDTYFSPQVTGRLFGGSGGSNAGPGIDLVAINIQRGRDHGVPAYTRVRMACGLPRVQNFSDLAWDMDGGALGRIRRVYGHVDNIDLYTGGLAERPVEGGLVGPTFACVLADQFLRLKRGDRFWYETRQEPQAFTREQLAEIHRTSLARILCDNVPELASVQRWPLRVFATGNPRLPCSSLSIPSLDLDPWEEDPGL from the exons atgccGGAATACAGTGAAATACCAGGCGTGTACAGCGAACAACCACGCCCCTTCACTACACTACGAAAATGGCTACGCACTTATAGAGCAGCACTTATAGCGTTTCTCATGtaagtattagta CTTCCGTGGCCcagaagag acgaGCATTGGTACACCTCACGCTGGGGCTCCACGATGACCCCAGCCCCCCCTGACGCCCCCCCGCCCCCGGACCCCGACGCCGCCCCTTGGACAACCCCCGACGGCTCCACATTCCCCCAGGGTGACACATGGCATTGGAACCGACGCCCTGACCCTCTTCCCCCCCGTGGTGATGAGGACGTGAg CGAGGCCTTAGCAATGGGGACCCGGGCGGAGGAGGCGAGATCATCCCTAGAGAAGAACATGCAGGCTGGTAACATCACCCTTCGACCGAACACAGCGGACTACAGACATCAACACGGATTTCGCAAGACCTTCCCGTTAGCCCAAAATATGTCCAGACTGGGCTACGCGATGAACCACGCTACCCTCAGGAtcaaggagag aCTCAAACTACCTCGCTCGACCACCACTTTTGACGCACGCTGGCTGAATGACCTCATCTCCTCGCCCCACTGTGACCCGGCCCTCCTTCGACCCCACCCCGCGCCGTGTGACCCCAAGGAGCGATACAGACGGGTTGACGGGTCCTGCAACAACATAGAGAATCCTACATGGGGCGCATCCTTCACGCCCTTCAGAAGGATGTTGCCCAGTGACTATGGAGATg GCGTATGGACCCCCAGGGAAGGAACCGCACAGAACAAGCTCCCAGGGGCCCGAGAGGTGTCATTGGGTGTCCACGGGGGGAAGCGGGTCTCCTCACAATCCTATACGGTCCTTACTATGAGCTGGGGGCAGTTCGTGGACCATGATATCACCTTAACCGCCCTGTCCAAAG gcgCAAACGGGGACAGCATAGCATGTTGCACCAAGGAAGTGTTACAGAATCGAACACTACAACACCCCGAATGCTTTCCAATCCCCATCCCGGACGCCGATCCTCTCTATAAGGGATCCAACACCACTTGCTTGGAGTTCACGCGCTCGGCCCCCGCCCCCGAGTGCAGGTTTG GGGCCCGCGAGCAGATCAACCAGCAGACGGCTTACCTGGACGGGTCGGGGGTGTACGGGGCAACGCCGGAGGTGCTGGCGGGGCTGCGGGCTATGAAGAATGGCCTCCTCAAATCgcag GTCACTCTGGACGGGAGGGAGCTGCTGCCCGCCTCCACGGACCCCCTGGACGGATGCAACAAAGAAGAGGAGTTCAAGTACGACAGGTTTTGTTTTGTTGCCG gtGACCCCCGGGTGAACGAGCAGCTTCTCCTGACGTCTCTGCACACCGTCTTGGCGAGGCAACACAACACCCTCGCGCTGGGCCTCAAGTCTCTCAACCCAGCCTGGGAGGACgagcag gTGTTCCAGGAGGCGCGGAGAATCTTAATTGCCCAGGTGCAACACATTACCTTTCACGAGTATGTTCCCAGCATcctcg gCCCCCGGTTCATGAGTCACCTGGGGCTGAGTCCAAACAAGGATGGTCATCACGCGGGGGGGTACGAGGCGAAGTTGTCCCCAGGTATTGCTAATGAGTTCGCTGCAGCCGCCTTCAGGTTCGGACATAGCCAGATCCAG GGGCTCGTACAGCAGATTGACGGGCCTGGGAAGAACATCAACTTCGCTCAACTATCAAGCATTACGTTCAACCCGTTTTCTCTGTACAACCAAGGCGTGATGGGAAACTACCTTAGAGGGGAGACTTCGCAAAAGGCGGCCGCTGTGGATACCTATTTCTCTccacag gTCACAGGGCGGCTATTTGGGGGCTCTGGGGGGTCGAACGCTGGACCAGGCATCGACCTCGTGGCCATTAACATCCAGAGGGGGCGAGACCACGGGGTTCCGGCGTACACCAGGGTGAGAATGGCCTGTGGGTTGCCCCGTGTCCAAAATTTCTCCGACCTCGCCTGGGATATGGACGGAGGGGCGCTAGGTCGGATTCGAAGGGTGTACGG ACACGTGGACAACATAGACTTGTACACTGGTGGCCTAGCGGAAAGACCGGTCGAAGGGGGTCTGGTCGGGCCTACCTTCGCGTGTGTGTTAGCAGACCAGTTCCTGAGGCTGAAACGAGGTGACAGATTCTGGTATGAGACGCGTCAGGAACCACAGGCCTTCacgagag aGCAACTCGCGGAGATCCACAGAACCTCACTAGCAAGGATCCTCTGTGACAACGTTCCGGAATTGGCGTCGGTTCAGAGGTGGCCGCTCAGAGTCTTCGCCACAGGGAACCCACGGCTGCCCTGTTCGTCCCTGTCCATCCCCAGCCTCGATTTAGACCCGTGGGAGGAGGACCCGGGGCTCTAA